From Vigna unguiculata cultivar IT97K-499-35 chromosome 5, ASM411807v1, whole genome shotgun sequence, the proteins below share one genomic window:
- the LOC114185175 gene encoding PX domain-containing protein EREX, translated as MHWLGPDVPIFDPNFSYDHNPYSYDDDLFRNDDVPRSLNNAVVACHHDGTSPLPLGMDWSPPPREWAGRNTVWPRHPPTGWSFCVTLPSWVTVPQPPPSDPVVFFRVQVGIQSPEATTTTRLILRRFSDFAGLYSELKKEFAMKNLPPLPPKKMLRIKSHALLEERRSSLANWIEKLLSDINVSRSAPVAIFLELEAAARSSFHEVNEHLDETSANRTTPAQVFQDNNSPGSYAASVSDNDKLSELGAPQHGRDKHSDQIMDNSTSEHGLINQSETAVDHATSGKDFVNKDNSRDKDAMALNLDGTEFTRNLNVHIKKLSLESIGNDLNSLKNTETTSTTFVQDVAHGLIESHDEASRNLDLLLTFPMDDRHKLNKILNTQKQRLVTAKADVEDLIARLNQEMAARQYLVTKVKDLEVELETTRLNCQENMQQAVLAEKERFTQMQWDIEELRRKCMETELKLKLEEDERLLAESTKASAIQEKQMLQQELDVVREQLKNLQKHHDESKTDMKVLIKEVKSLRSGELDLKQQLGELIKDKLDLERILQKEKQRMENSHNANTKLLHECAILQKRLRECSVNFLVEEEDKLNIDTSPSDALDLLATSDNRIGLLLAEAQLLAQDVDDAVVAVEETRDTTTDSIVKTYDELRKMLAHMFVDNASLRKQVNSVIRSALNTNVNSEEEREEIHLQKTVLIKFLEK; from the exons ATGCATTGGTTGGGTCCCGACGTACCTATTTTTGACCCAAATTTCAGTTACGATCACAATCCCTACTCCTACGACGATGATCTCTTTCGAAACGACGACGTTCCGCGCAGTCTCAACAATGCCGTTGTGGCCTGTCACCACGACGGAACCTCCCCACTCCCCTTGGGTATGGATTGGAGCCCTCCGCCGCGGGAATGGGCGGGTCGGAACACCGTTTGGCCGCGTCATCCTCCCACCGGTTGGAGTTTCTGCGTCACGCTTCCTTCGTGGGTTACCGTTCCCCAACCGCCACCTTCTGATCCCGTCGTT TTTTTTAGGGTTCAAGTTGGTATACAATCCCCTGAAGCAACCACCACCACTCGATTAATATTACGCAGATTTAGCGACTTCGCTGGCCTATATTCTGAA ctGAAAAAAGAATTTGCTATGAAAAATCTGCCTCCACTTCCACCCAAAAAGATGCTCAGAATTAAAAGCCACGCTCTTTTGGAAGAG CGACGGAGCTCACTAGCAAATTGGATCGAGAAGTTGCTATCCGACATTAATGTATCAAGAAGTGCCCCGGTGGCAATATTCCTTGAGCTAGAAGCTGCTGCTAGATCAt CCTTCCATGAAGTTAACGAGCATCTGGATGAAACCTCTGCTAATAGAACTACACCTGCACAAGTGTTTCAGGATAATAACTCTCCTGGTTCATATGCTGCATCTGTTTCTGACAATGATAAACTTTCTGAGCTGGGAGCACCACAGCATGGAAGGGATAAGCATTCTGATCAAATCATGGATAATTCAACATCAGAGCATGGGTTAATTAATCAAAGTGAAACAGCTGTTGATCATGCCACATCTGGCAAAGACTTTGTTAATAAGGATAATAGTAGAGACAAAGATGCTATGGCTCTCAACCTGGATGGAACTGAGTTTACACGCAACTTGAATGTTCATATTAAGAAACTCTCTTTGGAAAGCATTGGAAATGACTTAAATTCTTTAAAGAATACTGAAACAACTTCAACCACTTTTGTTCAGGATGTTGCACACGGCCTCATCGAGAGCCATGATGAAGCGTCCAGAAACTTGGACTTATTGTTGACTTTTCCGATGGATGACCGGCACAAGTTAAACAAAATTCTTAATACCCAGAAACAGAGACTGGTCACTGCAAAAGCAGATGTCGAAGATCTTATAGCAAGATTGAATCAAGAAATGGCTGCAAGACAATATCTTGTGACAAAG GTCAAAGATTTGGAAGTTGAACTTGAAACAACTAGACTGAACTGCCAAGAAAACATGCAGCAGGCTGTTTTAGCTGAAAAGGAAAGGTTTACACAAATGCAGTGGGATATAGAGGAACTTCGGAGGAAATGCATGGAAACAGAATTGAAATTGAAGTTAGAAGAG GATGAAAGGCTGCTAGCAGAATCTACAAAAGCATCTGCCATTCAGGAGAAGCAAATGTTGCAGCAAGAACTAGATGTAGTTAGAGAACAACTTAAAAACTTGCAGAAACATCATGATGAATCAAAGACAGATATGAAGGTTCTAATCAAGGAGGTAAAATCCCTTAGAAGTGGTGAGTTAGATCTGAAGCAGCAGCTCGGTGAATTGATCAAGGACAAGTTAGATTTGGAG AGAATTCTCCAGAAAGAAAAGCAAAGAATGGAAAATTCACATAATGCTAATACAAAGTTGCTGCATGAGTGTGCAATCCTGCAGAAGAGGCTTCGCGAGTGCAGTGTAAATTTCCTTGTTGAGGAGGAAGATAAGCTAAATATAGACACTTCGCCATCTGATGCTCTAGATTTATTGGCTACATCAGATAATCGGATTGGTCTCTTGCTTGCAGAG GCACAGCTCTTAGCACAAGATGTAGATGATGCTGTTGTTGCTGTGGAAGAGACCCGTGATACAACTACCGACAGTATTGTGAAAACTTATGATGAATTGAGGAAGATGCTGGCACATATGTTTGTAGACAATGCCAGTTTAAGGAAACAAGTCAATTCGGTTATTCGAAGTGCTCTAAATACAAATGTCAATTCTGAAGAGGAAAGGGAAGAAATCCATTTACAAAAAACTGTCTTAATCAAGTTCTTAGAAAAATAG
- the LOC114183913 gene encoding zinc finger BED domain-containing protein DAYSLEEPER-like encodes MELNILESETHQNRRRKKSTVWEHFTVKTDGPGCARAYCKRCQKSFAYLKDSKQSGTSHLKRHIALGICQKNKKSPCSKTDADPPKKRARAKPYIAAISFDQERCNSKMAKMIILHDYPLHIVEHQGFIDFVRTLQPQFNPLSLNALQGDCVAMYLREKQNLLNLIDGIPGRVNLTLDLWTSNQTSAYVFLRGHFIDGDWNLHHPILNVFMVPFPDSDGSLNQAIVKCLSNWHLKGRLFTLALDKFFSTETLMGNLRSFLSVNNPVILNGQFLSQNCYARVLSRLASDALSAMRETINKVRESVKYVKSSKSNEAIFLKLRHQLQVPSTMDLVIDDQNKWDTIYHMLVAACKLKEAFVSFDAFDPDFRMTLTMDDWKHVETLCRYLNYLYDAANILTVQPYPTANVFFLEVSKLQVVLTCAALSQDHFCRCLIMPLQKKFDQYWRESCFILAAAVAMDPRYKMKFVESTFAKIFGENAEYWTRVVGDGLNELFLEYNIIQVLPFTATNDNEGNETMIKTEPFEEGAFDASLFAGDDGLSDIEFYISDLTCNQQFKSELDEYLEEPLETRVQEFDVLSWWRINELKYPTLSRLASDILCVPVSTLSGDAVFDTEIRKMDNYRSSLDSLTLEALICTKDWFQYNSLPPISVSNALVKVEC; translated from the coding sequence ATGGAGTTAAATATCCTTGAGTCAGAAACACATCAAAATAGGAGGAGAAAGAAATCTACTGTTTGGGAACACTTCACTGTGAAAACTGATGGACCTGGATGTGCCAGGGCTTACTGTAAAAGATGCCAAAAGTCATTTGCTTATCTCAAGGATTCAAAACAATCTGGCACCAGTCATCTCAAGAGACACATTGCTCTGGGAATCtgtcagaaaaataaaaaatccccGTGTTCCAAAACTGATGCAGATCCACCTAAGAAACGAGCAAGGGCAAAACCTTACATTGCTGCTATCTCATTTGATCAGGAGCGTTGCAACAGTAAGATGgccaaaatgattattttacaTGACTATCCACTTCATATTGTAGAACACCAAGGTTTCATTGATTTTGTACGGACACTACAACCCCAGTTCAATCCACTGAGCCTTAATGCTCTTCAAGGGGATTGTGTTGCTATGTACCTCAGAGAGAAGCAAAACCTATTGAATCTTATTGATGGGATTCCTGGACGAGTCAACCTCACCTTAGACTTATGGACTTCAAACCAAACATCAGCCTATGTTTTTCTTCGAGGTCACTTCATTGATGGTGATTGGAATTTACATCATCCTATTCTTAATGTATTCATGGTACCATTTCCTGATTCTGACGGTTCCTTAAATCAAGCTATAGTGAAATGCCTGAGCAATTGGCATTTAAAGGGTCGGCTATTTACTCTTGCACTTGATAAATTCTTCTCCACTGAGACTTTGATGGGAAATCTGAGAAGTTTCCTCTCTGTTAATAACCCTGTGATTCTCAATGGTCAGTTTTTAAGCCAGAACTGTTATGCTCGTGTACTTAGTCGCCTTGCATCAGATGCTCTATCAGCTATGAGAGAAACAATCAATAAAGTTCGCGAGAGTGTGAAGTATGTGAAATCTTCTAAATCAAATGAAGCAATTTTTTTGAAGCTGAGGCACCAACTTCAAGTCCCTAGTACAATGGACCTTGTCATCGATGACCAAAATAAATGGGACACAATTTACCATATGCTTGTAGCTGCTTGCAAATTAAAGGAAGCTTTTGTTTCCTTTGACGCCTTTGATCCTGATTTCAGAATGACTTTAACAATGGATGACTGGAAGCATGTGGAAACTCTATGTAGATATTTGAATTACCTGTATGATGCAGCTAACATTTTAACTGTTCAACCGTACCCAACTGCAAATGTATTTTTTCTTGAAGTGTCAAAACTTCAAGTGGTGTTGACTTGTGCAGCCTTAAGCCAGGATCATTTCTGCAGGTGTTTGATTATGCCTTTGCAAAAGAAGTTTGATCAATATTGGAGAGAAAGCTGTTTCATCTTGGCTGCTGCTGTAGCCATGGATCCAAGAtacaaaatgaaattcgtggaaTCCACCTTCGCTAAGATATTTGGTGAGAATGCTGAGTACTGGACAAGAGTTGTTGGGGATGGTCTTAATGAACTGTTCCTCGAATATAATATCATACAAGTGCTTCCTTTTACAGCAACAAATGATAATGAAGGGAATGAGACTATGATAAAGACTGAGCCATTTGAAGAAGGGGCATTTGATGCATCTCTTTTTGCGGGTGATGATGGACTTTCTGACATCGAATTTTATATATCTGATCTAACATGTAACCAGCAATTTAAGTCTGAATTAGATGAGTATCTTGAAGAGCCTCTTGAGACAAGAGTACAAGAATTTGATGTTCTGAGCTGGTGGAGAATAAACGAATTGAAGTACCCAACATTGTCTAGACTAGCATCAGATATTTTGTGTGTGCCAGTATCCACCCTCTCAGGAGATGCTGTTTTTGATacagaaattagaaaaatggatAACTACCGGAGTTCATTAGATTCCTTGACTCTTGAGGCCCTTATTTGTACCAAGGACTGGTTCCAGTATAATTCATTACCACCCATCAGTGTTTCAAATGCACTTGTCAAAGTTGAGTGTTAG